The Mycolicibacterium duvalii DNA window GACCACGCGTGCACCCATGTGCTGCGCGATCCAGTTCGAGATGATTTCCTCGTCGCTCATATCAATCCTTCGTTCGGTCACACGGTGGAGTCCGACATTCGCACATCGGCTACGTCAGCCAAATACCAACTTCACGATTACTTTTCGTCATCCGACAAATCGTCGAATACCCCACGAACGAGCCGCCCTGCACTGCTGGCGGCTGGATAACCGACGTATCCCGACGCGTGGTAGACAAGTTCCTCCAGCCTGATTTTACCGAGCTCGTCGGCGAATCTGCTGTCGCGCACCTCGGCATCGTCACCGCCGGCGACCAGTTTGGGCATCATCGTGCGGAAAATGTCCAAGCCGGTTTGGCGTGCCGTGCTCATTCGTTCGCTCCCTGGATAGCCGCGGTTGCCTGCGCCGTGCTCATCAGAACTCGACCGTGATGTGATCCGACGCCGGCCGTGCCTGACAGCCGAGGACGACGCCCTCGGCTATGTCTTCCTCGTCCAGGGCTCCATGGGTATCCATGTCGACCTCGCCGTCGAGCAGCATGCACTGGCAGGTTCCGCAGTCGCCCTCGCGGCACGAATACGGTGCCTCGATGCCCTGTGCGATCAACAGGTCGATCAGGGTGTCTTTCCGTGTCCACGTCAGCGTGTGGGTGTCACCGTTCAACTGCACGACGACTTCCGCGGTCTGCTGCGGTTTGTCCGCAGCCGCCGGAGGGACCTGATCAACGTCGACCGGCTTGTCGACGAACGGATCCCCCGACAGCGACACAAAGTTCTCGATGTGAATCCGTGACCGCGGGACCCCGAAACTCTCCACCGCGCTGCGGGCGCTCCTCATGAACAGGCTTGGCCCGCAGATGAAAACGTCATGGCCGGCATACGGCGCGAGTAACCGCGCAAGCGTCTGATCGTTCGGCAGGCCTTGTACTGCTTCCAGCCAGTGGATGACCGTCAATCGGTCCGGATGGTCGTTGACGAGGTCACGGAGTGCGGCGGCGAAGATCACCGCCTCGGGATCCCGGTTCGCATACAGCAGCACGACGTGCCCTCGGCCGCGTGCGAGCACCGTCTTGGTGATCGACAGCATCGGCGTGATACCGCTGCCGCCGGCGATCAGCAGGAGGTCGGTGTGCAGGTCGGCCGGTGTGAACACCCCGCTGGGCGGGAGGCAGTCGATCCGGTCGCCCACACGGACGTTGTCGCACAACCAGTTCGACGCATATCCTTCGGCGGTGCGTTTGACCGTGACGGCCAGGCGCTTGTCGGTGGCCGGGGAACTGCACAGCGAATAACAGCGCGCGACGGCCCCGGTCTGATCGCTTGGCACGCGGAGCGTCAGGAACTGGCCGGGTCGGTACGCGCAATCACCCGTGTCGGGCGGATCGAACACGATGGTGGCCGCATCAGCAGTCTCTGCGACCACATCGGCCACCGTGAGTGTCCACTTCGGGGTGGGCACCGGGTGGTCTCCTCTCTGGGCGGCACGGCTCGGACCGGGCATCACGGAGCCATCGAAATACCCTGCATCCGACCCGTTTCCGGCTCGACAAAAGTGCCGAGCGGATCGGCGCAGGACGTTGCCGTCAGGTGGCGGCGGTGAGCGTCGCTTCCGGCTCGGCTGCACTGTCCTCGGGGTAGAAGCCATTTGCCCAACTGCGCAACTTGCGGAACCCCGCGGCTTCCGACGCGGTAAGTCCCGGAGGATCCATGTACTTCTGGTACTCCCAGATCGCGATATCGTCGGGCAGGGCAGCCTTGGCCGCATCGAGGCGCGACTGGTAGTCGCCGTGCGCCTCGTCTATCCAGTAGGTGGCGAAGATATCCGATCTTTCGTTGTCGACCGGGGTCGTGCAGATCGTGATCACCCGATAACCGTCGCGAGTGTGTTCACCGTTGAACGAGACGCCGATACCCGACCAGTAGATTTCCAGCGTGTTGGTGGTCTCCCCGGGGGTGTCGATGCCCTCGCTCCACCGCCGGCCGAACCCGACTTTCGCCGACCAGACGATGTCGTCCGCCTCTTCGCGCAGCACCGTCGGGCTGATCGGCGTCTTGTGCACGAACCGGAAATGGTGTGGATCCACGGCGTTCTCGGCGATGATCTGCGGGTGCACGTGGATGCCTGCGAATTTCTGCCGGGCTTCCGGGCCGACCGGGAAGTAGTCGCGATCGTGGATGTGGCTGCCGAGAACCTGCAGCCCGTCGGGCATCTCCCATAGCGGCGCGCGGCCGGCGGCATCGTGCCAGACATAGATCGCTTCATTCTTCTCGACCACCGGCCACGAACGCACCTTGCGCCCCCGGTTGGGCCGATTCTCGTAGGGAATCCGGACGTTGCGGCCCTGGCCGTTCCACACCCAACCGTGGAATGGGCATTGGATGCCGTCCTCGACGACGCAACCGCCCTTGGACAGGTTCGCGCCGAGATGCTGGCAGTGCGCATCGAGCACGTGCACCGCACCCTGCAGGTCCCGGAAGGCGACGAGGTCGACCCCGAAATAGTGCAGGCCGATCACATCGCCCTGGGCGATATCAGCGCCCCAGCCGACCTGAAACCAACCGGTCGGCTGCATGCTGGGCAAGCCTTTCACGTTCACGTTCACTCCTTCGACATGTCGTATGACGGACTCGTCGGACCGATTGACGCCGGGGCTGACTTCAACAGACGACGGGTTAGTAGACGAAATGACAACGGCTTTTTGATGTTCTTCACAGGATAGCGGGAATAGCGTTCCCAAACAATATGGATGATAATCTGGGAACAGAATTCCCACCAGATCGGAGCGGTCGCATGATCGACGATGGACGCCAATCGGAACGAGACGCCATCATGCGCGCCGCATACCGGTTGATCGGTCACAATGCGAGCACGACGACGTCGATCGAAAACATCCTGAAAGCGGCACGCGTCAACCGGCGCACGTTCTATCGGCACTTCGCGTCGAAAGACGACCTGATCATCGCCATGCAGGCGTGGTCCGGCGAGCTGGTCCTGGAGCGGTTGCACGACGCCATCAACGCCGCGGAGAGTCCGGCGGCCGCGGTGGCTGCATGGATCGACCAATACCTGAGCATCGGGTGGGACGAGGCACAATTTCGCGATGCGCTGGCCTTCCTGTCCGCGGACGTCGCCAGCACTCCGGGGATCGCGGCCGCGCTGGAAGCCACGTACGCGCGGCACCGCGAGCCACTGGCCGAGGCGCTGGCCGCCGGTCTCGCCGACGGGACTCTGCCCAACGCACGCCCCGAACTGGACGCCTTCACCATTCACGCCGTGGCCGTACGCCATCTCGAGACCCGCATCCGTGGCCGCCTCGACTCGGACTTCACCGAGGTCCGGGACGCGGTGGTGGGCCTGGTGCTGACGGGCCTGGCCGCACCCGCTTACTACCTGAAGTCGGAACCGCCGTCCACATTCAGATCAGCGCCCGTCGTATAGGTGTTCCGCTGCGATCCCAGCATCGTGATCATCGGCGCGATCTCCTCGGGCAGACCCGCCCGGCCGAGCTGGCCCAGCGCATCGCCGAACATCTCCTCCAGAATCGTGGCGACATCCACGGGGTCCGCCGGATCCAGACCGCGCGCGGCAATTTCCGTGGCGACATAATCACGAATCTGCGCGGTCAGGAAGGTGCCCGGCGACACCGTGTTGACCAGGATCTCTTCCTTGGCCAGGGTCTGCGAGAGGTTTTTCGTCAAGCTGGTCAACGCGGCCTTACCTGCCGTGTAGGCGATCAATCGAGGCGACTGGCGCTGGACCGAGTGCGCGGAGACGTTGACGATCCGCGCCCATTCGGCTTTGCGCAGCAACGGCAGCGCTGCCCGGCACGCGCGGACCGCACCCATGGTTATCAGATCGAACGCCTCATCCCATTTCCAATCGTCGAGCGCATCGAACTCGCCGACGATCGTCGCGCCAGCGCCGACGGTGTTCACCAGCACGTTCAACGATCCCCAGCGGTCGGCGAGATCACCGAAAGCGGCGGTGACACTGTCGGGGTCCGACACGTCGGTCACGATTCCGAGAGCATCGGGACTACCGGCGTCGCGCAATGACGCCACCACTTCGTCGAACGCGCTGCGCGTACGCGCCAGCACGGCCACCCGGGCGCCGTCGCGCGCGTAGCACTCGGCCGTCGCACGGCCCATTCCTGCCGTGCCGCCGGTGATCGCGACCGTCGCACCCTGTAGTCCCAGATCCATTGACATCCTCTCGCCCCGCTCATCAGGTCGCCGAATCGCTGGCTATCGGCTGCTTTGAGCGCTACTGTCGGACCGTATAGGGAATGGCGTTCCCGGACAAGGGCGCGTTTCCTGGGAACACTATTCTCAATGGCGCGGCGTCAACGCCGTGGTCACGGCACAGCTCGGCGCAAAACCCTCGACGTGAGGATCTCGATGGACAGATCCAATCCCCACCTCCAGACGTTCCAGGAGCGCGGATTCCCCCACGCGGACTACCCCACCGGGTGGTTCCAGGTGGGGTGGTCTGACGCATTCGCCCGAGGCCAGGTCGTCGCCGAAACCTATTTCGGGCAGGACCTCGTCCTGTACCGCACAGATCCCGACGACGCCAACGCCGCCGGTCGGATCGTCGCCCTGGACGCCTACTGCCCTCATATGGGAGCGCACCTCGCCTATGGCGGCTCGGTGGAAGGCGACTGCCTGCGGTGTCCGTACCACGGATGGTCGTGGGATGACGCGGGTCGGAACGCCGAGATTCCCTATGGCGAACGAGGATCGGTCAACGCGAGTACGCGCAGTTGGCCGGTGCGTGAGGTGAGCGGGATCGTGTTCCTCTGGCACGCAGCCGACGGGTCGGCACCGAGTTGGGATCCTCCGCGAATGCCGGAGGCCGACGCGGCCGACTTCTATCGGCCGTACCCGTGGGCAACTCACCGGGAGCCGATGCACATGCATCCCCAGTTCGCCGCCGAGAACTTCCCGGATCTGGCCCACATGCGGTATGTCCATCGCTGGGCGGAAATCCCCGAGATCTCACTCTGGCAGGAAGATGGCCCGGTACTGCAGGTCGACTACGACGGCCTGGTCACCACACCGAAAGGTCCGGTTCGGGTCGCCACCGCCAATACCGCCTACGGCGTCGGACTCAACGTCAATCGTGTGCTGCACGGCCTGCGATCTACGACGCTGGGGGCCTTCACCCCCATCGACCAGACCCGCAGCGAGGGCTTCATCACCGTGTGGGTGGCCAAGCGCGACAAGGACTCCACCGAACCCGACGGCTTGGCACGCGGTATCGCCGCAGCCAATACGCGGGAACTGTTCGGGCCCGACGCCGACCGCCGCGTATGGGAACACCAGCGCTACCGCGAGCACCCATTGGCGGTGGGCTACGAAGCCCGGTACACCCGCGCATTTCGCACCTGGACACGCCAGTTCTATCCAGAGCCGGCACTGATTTCGACGGGGAGCTCATGACATCTACTACAACGTCACCACAACGGTTGGCGCCCGCACGCACCGCGGTGGTCTGCATCGAGTGCCAGAATGGTGTATTGGGAGCCGATTCGATCCTGCCGGCGCTGGCGGCGGACGCCGCGCCCACGCTGGCCGGGATCGAACAGCTGCTGACACTTGCCCGCTCGGCGGGCGTCCTCGTCGTGCACGCCCCCTACCTGGGCAGCCTCGGCGGGCCCGGGACCACTCCCCTGATGCGTTCCACTGCGCGGGCGACCGCCGACTGGACACCCGGCCATCCCGCGACAGAGATCTTGCCGTCCCTGCTCGATCCCACCGATCTGATCGTGGGGCGCCACCACGGCGCATCACCCACCTGGGGCACCGAACTGCTGCCGATCCTGCACACCAGGAACATCGACACGCTGATCTTCGCCGGGGTGTCACTCAACGTCGCCATTCCCCTAGCGGTGGGACAGGCGGCACACGAAGGGTTCCATGTCGTGGTCGCCCGCGAAGCCGTCGTCGGCACTCCGGCCGAGTACGGCCAACTCGTGCTGCGCAACACCATCGCGATGCTCGCCCGCGTGGTCGACATCGCCGATCTGGCCGCGGCATGGGACGGCAATCAACCCGAATGACCCACCTACAACGAAAGGTCGCTCGACGATGACGATCTCCGGTGACGCCTACGAACAGTTCATCCGCGGCTGGTACGACCTGTGGAACCAACAGGACAAACACGGCTGGCTGGCGCACTGGAAGGCCACCGCGCCGGGCGAACCCACCCTGGAGGACCCCGTCGGCACGCCCGTCAAGCGGGGCTGGGATCTGGCCGAGGAGTTGTGGGACCGCACCGGACCGAACCATCCCGCGGTCCGCATCGAACAGCTGATCCTCGGCGGCGCCGAGGCCGTGGTGGTCTGCCACAACGAGGGCACGTATCGGGGTGAGACCCTGATCATCCCCAGCGTGGACGTCTGGCGGCTGAACCCCGACGGCAGCAGCGCTGTACGCAGCTTCTGGGAGATCCCCGACCACATCCCGTACGGCAAGTGGACGGCCCGCACCGGCAGCGCGGCGGCGCACTGACCCTCCTGAACCGTTGCTGTGCAACAACTCCCACAAGATCCAGGAGAACCACCGTGGAGGAGATATGCGGCGAATGCGGGTTCGACGAATCTGCGACGCCGCCTCGAGCAGTCGCGGCGGCGTTGATGGCGCAGACGGACACCATCGGTGACACGATCGGAGCCACCCCCCACGACGCGCTCCGACGCCGCCCCGCTCCCGGGGTGTGGTCCCCGCAGGAGTATCTGGGTCATCTGCGGGAGTCGATGGCCTTTCACCGCTGGCTGATCGAACAGGCACTCGCCGAGCCCGACCCGCTCATTCCGATGGTCGACCCCGACGCATCCGTGGCCAACGCGCACTACAACGACGACGACACCGCCGAGCTGCTGGCCCAGTTCGATCGGCGGATCGGGCGCCTTGCCGCATTGCTTGCCGGGCTGGACGACGCCGCGGCGAAGCAGACGCTGACCCTGGGCGAGCGGCAAATCACGGTGGCGCTCATCGCCCGCAGCGCCTGGCACGAATGCCACCACCATCACGGCGACATGCGCCGCGCGTTGACAGGAGCTGACCGATGACGGGCACACCGCGATCTTCCGAAAGGCCGGTGGCCTTCATCACCGGTGCCAGCCGCGGCATGGGGGCAGCAACCGCGATCGCCCTGGCCGAGGCCGGATTCGATGTGGCCATCACGGCCAGGA harbors:
- a CDS encoding ferredoxin--NADP reductase, which produces MPTPKWTLTVADVVAETADAATIVFDPPDTGDCAYRPGQFLTLRVPSDQTGAVARCYSLCSSPATDKRLAVTVKRTAEGYASNWLCDNVRVGDRIDCLPPSGVFTPADLHTDLLLIAGGSGITPMLSITKTVLARGRGHVVLLYANRDPEAVIFAAALRDLVNDHPDRLTVIHWLEAVQGLPNDQTLARLLAPYAGHDVFICGPSLFMRSARSAVESFGVPRSRIHIENFVSLSGDPFVDKPVDVDQVPPAAADKPQQTAEVVVQLNGDTHTLTWTRKDTLIDLLIAQGIEAPYSCREGDCGTCQCMLLDGEVDMDTHGALDEEDIAEGVVLGCQARPASDHITVEF
- a CDS encoding aromatic ring-hydroxylating dioxygenase subunit alpha encodes the protein MKGLPSMQPTGWFQVGWGADIAQGDVIGLHYFGVDLVAFRDLQGAVHVLDAHCQHLGANLSKGGCVVEDGIQCPFHGWVWNGQGRNVRIPYENRPNRGRKVRSWPVVEKNEAIYVWHDAAGRAPLWEMPDGLQVLGSHIHDRDYFPVGPEARQKFAGIHVHPQIIAENAVDPHHFRFVHKTPISPTVLREEADDIVWSAKVGFGRRWSEGIDTPGETTNTLEIYWSGIGVSFNGEHTRDGYRVITICTTPVDNERSDIFATYWIDEAHGDYQSRLDAAKAALPDDIAIWEYQKYMDPPGLTASEAAGFRKLRSWANGFYPEDSAAEPEATLTAAT
- a CDS encoding TetR/AcrR family transcriptional regulator, which encodes MIDDGRQSERDAIMRAAYRLIGHNASTTTSIENILKAARVNRRTFYRHFASKDDLIIAMQAWSGELVLERLHDAINAAESPAAAVAAWIDQYLSIGWDEAQFRDALAFLSADVASTPGIAAALEATYARHREPLAEALAAGLADGTLPNARPELDAFTIHAVAVRHLETRIRGRLDSDFTEVRDAVVGLVLTGLAAPAYYLKSEPPSTFRSAPVV
- a CDS encoding SDR family NAD(P)-dependent oxidoreductase codes for the protein MDLGLQGATVAITGGTAGMGRATAECYARDGARVAVLARTRSAFDEVVASLRDAGSPDALGIVTDVSDPDSVTAAFGDLADRWGSLNVLVNTVGAGATIVGEFDALDDWKWDEAFDLITMGAVRACRAALPLLRKAEWARIVNVSAHSVQRQSPRLIAYTAGKAALTSLTKNLSQTLAKEEILVNTVSPGTFLTAQIRDYVATEIAARGLDPADPVDVATILEEMFGDALGQLGRAGLPEEIAPMITMLGSQRNTYTTGADLNVDGGSDFR
- a CDS encoding Rieske 2Fe-2S domain-containing protein; its protein translation is MDRSNPHLQTFQERGFPHADYPTGWFQVGWSDAFARGQVVAETYFGQDLVLYRTDPDDANAAGRIVALDAYCPHMGAHLAYGGSVEGDCLRCPYHGWSWDDAGRNAEIPYGERGSVNASTRSWPVREVSGIVFLWHAADGSAPSWDPPRMPEADAADFYRPYPWATHREPMHMHPQFAAENFPDLAHMRYVHRWAEIPEISLWQEDGPVLQVDYDGLVTTPKGPVRVATANTAYGVGLNVNRVLHGLRSTTLGAFTPIDQTRSEGFITVWVAKRDKDSTEPDGLARGIAAANTRELFGPDADRRVWEHQRYREHPLAVGYEARYTRAFRTWTRQFYPEPALISTGSS
- a CDS encoding isochorismatase family protein translates to MGADSILPALAADAAPTLAGIEQLLTLARSAGVLVVHAPYLGSLGGPGTTPLMRSTARATADWTPGHPATEILPSLLDPTDLIVGRHHGASPTWGTELLPILHTRNIDTLIFAGVSLNVAIPLAVGQAAHEGFHVVVAREAVVGTPAEYGQLVLRNTIAMLARVVDIADLAAAWDGNQPE
- a CDS encoding DinB family protein, with amino-acid sequence MEEICGECGFDESATPPRAVAAALMAQTDTIGDTIGATPHDALRRRPAPGVWSPQEYLGHLRESMAFHRWLIEQALAEPDPLIPMVDPDASVANAHYNDDDTAELLAQFDRRIGRLAALLAGLDDAAAKQTLTLGERQITVALIARSAWHECHHHHGDMRRALTGADR